One part of the Fusobacterium sp. JB019 genome encodes these proteins:
- the nhaC gene encoding Na+/H+ antiporter NhaC, with amino-acid sequence MKKNDCDVRNTGKIKETKFVHAMIPLIFLVGSLAYTLKFTGADPHIPIMLSGMLAACIAMFSLKYDWDEILEGILETIKSSMEAAIILLIIGMVVGSWIISGVVPTMIFYGLKIMSPSIFLPATLLLSFVVAIATGSSWSTAATIGIALMGVGAGLGIPPQITAGAIISGAYMGDKLSPLSDTTNLAPAMAGSKLFEHIKYMLYTTIPSFIITIILFTIIGNKYSNSQINIEVLNSILNTLNTEFVITPILFIVPVITIGLVIKKIPAIPGLVCGSLIGGIAAIFIQGVKVKDFVTSLQIGYISNSGNKIVDSLLTRGGMNSMMWTVSLIICALFFGGVMEKTGMLSAIANKILELANSTGSLILSTLLTALAANALASEQYLSIVITGRIFKDAYKKRNLHPVTLSRVLEDSGTMTSPLIPWNSCGAYMIATLGIAPWVYVPYCFLNLINPIISAIYGYTGLTIKYIDESKVKKGRIKNIVTTILSFSK; translated from the coding sequence ATGAAAAAAAATGATTGTGACGTGAGAAATACTGGAAAAATTAAAGAAACAAAATTTGTACATGCAATGATACCGCTTATATTTTTAGTAGGATCTCTTGCTTATACCTTAAAATTTACAGGAGCAGATCCACATATTCCGATAATGTTATCTGGAATGTTAGCAGCTTGTATAGCAATGTTTTCACTTAAGTATGATTGGGATGAAATATTAGAGGGTATATTGGAAACTATAAAGTCTTCAATGGAAGCAGCTATTATTTTATTAATAATTGGTATGGTTGTAGGAAGTTGGATTATTTCTGGTGTTGTTCCCACAATGATTTTTTATGGACTTAAAATAATGTCTCCTAGTATATTTTTACCAGCAACATTATTACTTTCATTTGTAGTGGCAATAGCAACTGGAAGTTCATGGAGTACAGCTGCAACAATAGGAATAGCCTTAATGGGAGTTGGAGCTGGGTTAGGAATTCCTCCTCAAATAACTGCAGGAGCAATAATTTCAGGAGCATATATGGGGGATAAATTGTCTCCTCTTTCAGATACAACTAACTTAGCACCAGCCATGGCAGGTTCGAAATTATTTGAACATATAAAATATATGCTTTATACTACAATTCCTAGTTTTATAATAACTATTATATTATTTACAATAATAGGGAATAAATATTCAAATTCTCAAATTAATATAGAGGTTTTAAATTCTATATTAAATACTTTGAATACTGAGTTTGTGATTACTCCAATATTGTTTATAGTTCCAGTGATAACAATAGGATTAGTAATAAAAAAGATACCAGCAATTCCAGGATTAGTTTGTGGAAGTTTGATAGGTGGAATAGCAGCAATTTTTATCCAAGGAGTTAAAGTTAAAGATTTTGTAACTTCTCTTCAAATTGGTTATATTTCTAATTCAGGAAATAAAATTGTAGATTCTCTGCTTACTCGTGGAGGTATGAATAGTATGATGTGGACAGTATCTTTAATTATTTGTGCTCTTTTTTTTGGAGGAGTCATGGAAAAAACAGGGATGCTTTCAGCAATAGCCAATAAAATATTAGAACTAGCAAACTCAACAGGAAGCTTAATTCTTTCTACATTACTTACAGCATTAGCAGCTAATGCATTAGCTTCAGAACAATATTTATCAATTGTAATAACAGGAAGAATTTTTAAAGATGCATATAAAAAAAGAAATTTACATCCTGTAACTTTATCTAGAGTTCTAGAAGATTCAGGGACAATGACTTCTCCTCTTATTCCATGGAACAGTTGTGGAGCTTATATGATTGCAACACTAGGAATAGCTCCTTGGGTATATGTACCTTATTGTTTTTTAAATTTAATAAATCCAATAATTTCAGCTATTTATGGTTATACAGGATTAACAATAAAATATATAGATGAATCAAAAGTAAAAAAAGGAAGAATAAAAAATATAGTAACAACAATTTTAAGTTTTTCTAAATAA
- a CDS encoding histidine triad nucleotide-binding protein — translation MATIFTKIINREIPATIVFENDKVLAFKDINPQAPVHILVVPKKEIPTINDIKEEDKELIGEMYMVIAKIAKDLGIAEEGYRVITNCNEYGGQEVFHIHFHLLGGKKLNTKIV, via the coding sequence ATGGCAACTATATTTACAAAAATAATAAATAGAGAAATACCAGCAACAATAGTTTTTGAAAATGATAAAGTATTAGCTTTTAAGGATATTAATCCTCAAGCTCCAGTACATATTTTAGTTGTGCCTAAAAAAGAAATACCAACAATAAATGATATAAAAGAAGAGGATAAGGAATTAATTGGAGAAATGTATATGGTGATAGCTAAAATAGCTAAAGATTTAGGTATAGCTGAAGAAGGATACAGAGTTATAACTAATTGCAATGAATACGGTGGCCAAGAGGTATTTCATATTCATTTTCATCTTTTAGGTGGAAAAAAATTAAATACAAAAATAGTTTAA
- the rpiB gene encoding ribose 5-phosphate isomerase B, giving the protein MKIALGCDHGGYQLKEQVKEHLEKKGYEVLDLGCNSTDSVDYPVYGKAVGEAVVDQKAKFGIVICGTGIGISIAANKVKGVRAGLCMNTTMARLTREHNNANVLAFGARMVGDVLALEIVDTFLNTEFQGGRHLRRVSMIED; this is encoded by the coding sequence ATGAAAATAGCATTAGGTTGTGACCATGGTGGTTACCAATTAAAAGAACAAGTGAAAGAACATTTAGAAAAAAAAGGATATGAAGTTTTAGATTTAGGATGTAATTCTACTGATTCAGTTGATTATCCTGTTTATGGTAAGGCTGTAGGAGAAGCAGTTGTTGACCAAAAAGCAAAATTTGGAATAGTTATTTGCGGAACAGGGATAGGAATTTCAATAGCAGCAAACAAAGTAAAAGGTGTTAGAGCTGGACTTTGTATGAATACTACAATGGCTAGACTTACAAGAGAACATAATAATGCTAATGTTTTAGCTTTTGGAGCTAGAATGGTTGGAGATGTTCTTGCTTTAGAAATAGTTGATACTTTTTTAAATACAGAATTTCAAGGTGGAAGACATTTAAGAAGAGTTTCAATGATAGAAGATTAA
- a CDS encoding peptidylprolyl isomerase produces MKIEEGRVVTLEFKVYDNKSNELLEDTKEVGPYFFIQGFGNFVLKVEEALEGQEAGFKDKIILTPEEGYGQRDEEMVVEMDRDQFIEFEDLYVGLDFIADLEDGGEQSFIIKEILEDKIIADGNHPFAGKEVRFEVEVKGVREATEKEVEAGEPLFEGF; encoded by the coding sequence GTGAAAATAGAAGAAGGAAGAGTAGTAACTTTAGAATTTAAAGTTTATGATAACAAGAGTAATGAATTATTAGAAGATACTAAGGAAGTGGGACCTTATTTTTTCATTCAAGGTTTTGGAAACTTTGTTTTAAAAGTAGAAGAGGCTTTAGAAGGTCAAGAAGCGGGATTTAAAGACAAAATAATATTAACACCAGAAGAAGGATATGGGCAAAGAGATGAAGAAATGGTAGTTGAAATGGATAGAGATCAATTTATAGAATTTGAAGATCTTTATGTAGGACTTGATTTTATAGCTGATTTAGAAGATGGTGGAGAACAATCATTTATAATTAAAGAAATTTTAGAAGATAAAATTATAGCTGATGGAAATCATCCTTTTGCAGGAAAAGAAGTTAGATTTGAAGTAGAAGTAAAAGGTGTTAGAGAAGCTACAGAAAAAGAAGTAGAGGCTGGGGAGCCATTATTTGAAGGTTTTTAA
- a CDS encoding DJ-1/PfpI family protein, producing the protein MKKILLLISNGSEILEIAPFIDVFGWSNIISKKYEKIEVVTASFSEKNLTRISFNKLRLVSDINLNIEKINVEDYCAIIIPGGFGKFRYFDDFLKESIKKLIYDFFQSEKIIVGVCTGAIALGKIGILREKKATTYLRENKRYFNQLETYGAKGIYKEIVEDGNIITSSNPKTAIELAFLLLEKLTSIDNRKLIEIEMGIK; encoded by the coding sequence ATGAAAAAGATATTGCTATTAATTTCAAATGGAAGTGAAATTTTAGAAATCGCTCCTTTCATAGATGTTTTTGGTTGGAGTAATATAATTTCTAAAAAATATGAAAAGATAGAAGTTGTTACAGCCTCTTTTAGTGAGAAAAATTTAACAAGAATATCTTTTAATAAATTAAGATTGGTTTCAGATATAAATTTAAATATAGAAAAAATAAATGTGGAAGATTATTGTGCAATTATAATACCTGGTGGATTTGGAAAGTTTAGATATTTTGATGATTTTTTAAAAGAAAGCATAAAAAAACTTATCTACGATTTTTTTCAGTCAGAAAAAATAATAGTAGGGGTATGTACAGGAGCTATTGCTTTAGGAAAAATAGGAATACTAAGAGAGAAAAAGGCGACAACCTATTTAAGAGAAAATAAAAGATATTTTAATCAATTAGAAACTTATGGAGCAAAAGGAATTTACAAGGAGATAGTTGAAGATGGAAATATAATAACTTCTTCAAATCCTAAAACTGCTATAGAATTAGCTTTTTTATTGTTAGAAAAATTAACCTCAATAGATAATAGAAAACTTATAGAAATAGAGATGGGGATAAAATAA
- a CDS encoding aminotransferase class I/II-fold pyridoxal phosphate-dependent enzyme: MAKLDQNLTPLFTVLKDVYAKKNVTPFHVPGHKQGNGMDEEFLEFIGRNPLKIDVTIFKMVDGLHHPTSHIKKAQELAADAYGVNQSFFAVNGTSGAIQAMILSVVKSGEKILVPRNVHKSVSAGIILSGAIPIYMNPEIDNNLGIAHGVKPHTVEKMLEQHPDVKAVLIINPTYYGVATDIKKIADIVHSFDLPLIVDEAHGPHLHFHEDLPISAVDAGADICCQSTHKIIGAMTQMSLLHVNSTRVNPNRIQQILSLLHTTSPSYPLMASLDCARRQIATKGRELISKAIELANFTRSELNKIPGVYSFGEEIVGREGVFAFDPTKLSISVKEMGITGFELERILIEEYNIQMELSDFYNVLGLITLGDSKESVTKLIDALKDISARFFDTKDVKPIKSVRIPSVPEQVLIPREAFYSDTNVIPFDESEDKICAEMIMAYPPGIPIITPGERISKEIIDYVYELKETKTQLQGMDDSDLNTIKIIEEEDAMYIYTEKMKNKLFGVPLNLGADKSGIEFGIDVLVETYPDTFDEIEIIEVNKQRENFNTPNLKYKNTILHTCEKLAKAVDEAIVDGYRPIIIGGDHSISLGSISGVAKTNKNLGVVWIDAHADMNTDETTLTGNIHGMPLALLQGAGDPDMVDCFFKGRKINPKNVVIIGARDIDVREYDVIKELGVKVIHYDDIIRKGMDNVLEEINDYLDIEDIHISLDIDSINPNCAPGVSTPVKNGLDEDDVYKTFKFLFKNYFITSVDIVEYNPTYDKNNKTAHLVKDFTDYILNPIY, encoded by the coding sequence ATGGCTAAATTAGACCAAAATTTAACACCATTATTCACAGTTTTAAAAGATGTTTATGCAAAAAAAAATGTAACTCCCTTTCATGTTCCTGGACACAAACAAGGAAATGGAATGGATGAAGAATTTCTTGAATTTATAGGGAGAAATCCTTTAAAAATAGATGTTACTATTTTTAAAATGGTTGATGGACTTCATCATCCTACAAGTCACATAAAAAAAGCTCAAGAATTAGCTGCAGATGCTTATGGAGTAAACCAAAGTTTTTTTGCTGTTAATGGTACTTCTGGAGCCATTCAGGCTATGATTCTTTCTGTTGTAAAATCAGGAGAAAAAATATTAGTTCCTAGAAATGTTCATAAATCAGTTTCAGCTGGAATTATCCTATCTGGAGCTATTCCTATTTATATGAACCCTGAAATTGACAATAATTTAGGGATTGCTCATGGAGTAAAACCTCATACAGTTGAAAAAATGTTAGAACAACATCCTGATGTAAAAGCAGTTTTAATCATAAATCCTACTTATTATGGAGTTGCTACTGATATTAAAAAAATTGCTGATATTGTTCACAGCTTCGATCTTCCTTTAATTGTGGATGAAGCTCACGGACCTCATCTTCATTTTCATGAAGATTTACCTATCTCGGCTGTTGATGCTGGAGCAGATATTTGCTGCCAAAGCACTCATAAAATAATTGGAGCTATGACTCAAATGTCCCTATTACATGTAAACTCTACAAGAGTTAACCCTAATAGAATTCAACAAATATTGAGTTTATTACATACAACTTCTCCTTCTTATCCTCTTATGGCATCACTTGATTGTGCTAGAAGACAAATTGCCACAAAGGGAAGAGAACTTATATCTAAAGCCATTGAGCTTGCTAACTTCACTAGATCTGAGCTTAATAAAATCCCTGGAGTTTATTCTTTTGGAGAAGAAATTGTTGGAAGAGAAGGAGTTTTTGCTTTTGATCCAACAAAATTAAGTATTTCAGTAAAAGAAATGGGAATAACTGGATTTGAATTAGAAAGAATCCTAATTGAAGAATATAATATTCAAATGGAACTTTCTGATTTCTATAATGTTCTTGGTCTTATAACTCTAGGAGATTCTAAAGAAAGTGTTACAAAATTAATAGATGCACTTAAAGATATTAGTGCTCGATTCTTTGATACTAAAGATGTTAAACCTATTAAATCAGTTAGAATTCCTTCAGTACCAGAACAAGTCTTAATACCAAGAGAAGCTTTCTATAGTGATACAAATGTTATTCCTTTTGATGAAAGTGAAGATAAAATTTGTGCAGAGATGATAATGGCTTATCCACCTGGAATTCCAATTATTACACCTGGAGAAAGAATTAGTAAAGAAATTATAGATTATGTTTATGAGCTAAAAGAAACTAAAACTCAACTTCAAGGAATGGACGATTCCGATTTAAATACTATTAAAATTATCGAAGAAGAAGATGCTATGTATATTTATACTGAAAAAATGAAAAATAAGTTGTTTGGAGTTCCTTTAAATTTAGGAGCTGACAAATCTGGTATAGAATTTGGTATTGATGTATTAGTTGAAACTTATCCTGATACTTTTGATGAAATTGAAATAATAGAAGTGAATAAACAAAGGGAAAACTTCAACACTCCTAATTTAAAATATAAAAATACAATTTTACATACATGTGAAAAGCTTGCAAAAGCAGTAGATGAAGCTATTGTAGATGGTTATAGACCTATTATCATAGGAGGAGACCATTCCATTTCTTTAGGAAGTATCTCTGGAGTTGCTAAAACTAATAAAAATTTAGGAGTAGTTTGGATTGATGCCCATGCAGATATGAACACTGATGAAACTACACTAACTGGTAATATTCATGGAATGCCTTTAGCTTTACTTCAAGGAGCTGGAGATCCAGATATGGTTGATTGCTTCTTCAAAGGAAGAAAAATTAATCCTAAAAATGTTGTTATAATTGGAGCTAGAGATATTGATGTTAGAGAATATGACGTTATAAAAGAACTTGGAGTTAAAGTTATTCATTATGATGATATTATAAGAAAAGGAATGGACAATGTCTTAGAAGAAATCAATGATTATTTAGATATTGAAGATATCCATATAAGTTTAGATATCGATTCTATCAATCCTAATTGTGCTCCTGGAGTAAGTACTCCTGTTAAAAATGGTTTAGATGAAGATGATGTTTACAAAACTTTTAAGTTTTTATTTAAAAATTATTTTATAACTTCTGTAGACATTGTTGAGTATAATCCAACATATGATAAGAATAACAAAACAGCACACCTTGTTAAAGATTTTACAGATTATATTCTAAACCCTATATATTAA
- a CDS encoding HAD-IIIA family hydrolase, whose product MIKLIVLDVDGTLTDGKLYIDNLGNEMKSFDVKDGLAISQAIKQGLKVAIITGKTSNIVEKRSKELGITDIIQGSRDKVKDLNEILKKYNFSFKETAYMGDDLIDLKVMKLCELSACPKDAVKEIIEISNFISKKNGGNGAVREFLEFLLKKQNLWNDIINNFSSTEQ is encoded by the coding sequence ATGATTAAATTAATTGTTTTAGATGTAGACGGAACACTTACCGATGGAAAATTGTATATTGATAACTTAGGAAATGAAATGAAGAGTTTTGATGTAAAAGATGGATTAGCCATTTCTCAAGCTATAAAACAAGGATTAAAAGTAGCTATCATAACTGGAAAAACATCTAATATTGTAGAAAAACGCTCTAAAGAATTAGGTATAACTGATATTATTCAAGGAAGTAGAGATAAAGTAAAAGATTTAAATGAAATTTTAAAAAAATATAATTTTTCTTTTAAAGAAACTGCATACATGGGAGATGATTTAATTGATTTAAAAGTTATGAAACTCTGTGAACTTTCAGCCTGTCCTAAAGATGCTGTAAAAGAAATAATCGAAATATCTAACTTTATTTCTAAAAAAAATGGAGGCAATGGAGCCGTAAGAGAATTTTTAGAGTTTTTATTAAAAAAACAAAATCTTTGGAATGATATAATTAATAATTTTTCTTCAACAGAACAATAA